In the genome of Mucilaginibacter sp. 14171R-50, the window CAGCCTTTTCAGGGGCCACAGCGGGTACGCGGGCGAGTTTAGCCATATCCCTTTGTCGCAAAGCAATAAGATCTGTTCGTGCGGTAAGCGGGGCTGCCTGGAGGTAGATACGTCGTTGTTGGTTTTGCTCGAGCGCGCAAAATCTGAAATGGATTCGGGCGCCAGTTCAAGCATGGAGCAGGTTTACAAAAAAACGGGCACCCTGTCAGGCGACCATTTCCTGAACGCAGCCAGATCAGGCGACCCGCTCGCGGTATCCATATTGTCTGACGCGGCATTTTTAATAGGTAAGGGGATGTCAACCCTTATCCACATCATGAACCCCAAGCTGATCGTTTTAAGCGGCAGGGGCGCTATAGCAGGCAAAATATTAATGGCCCCCATACAGCAGGCCATCAACGAGTTTTGTATCCCCTGGCTTGCAGAGCAAACCGAGATACAGGTGTCAACCCTGGCGTCAGACTCAGAGCTTCTGGGCGCGGCAACCCTGGTTATGGAGAATTGCAACTTTAATTAACAAGCATATTAATCAACCCTATTATATAAACAACCAACCTTAGTATTTACCATTAAAACCTAAAAAATGAAACAAATGTACTTGAGGTGTATCGCGCTGTTGCTGTTTAGCATAGTATCAATGGCGGCATATGCACAAAAAACAGTTACCGGTAGGGTAACTGAAAAATCCGGGGAGCCGCTACCGGGTGTTACAGTGGCCGAAAAAGGCACAGCCAACGGCATGTCGACAACAGTAGACGGAAAGTTCAGCATATCTGTTAAGCAGGGTGCGGTGTTAAGCTTTTCTTTTATAGGTTACAAAACCAAAGAAGTTACCGTTGGGGCCGAAAACACCATCAATGTGGTGTTAGAGAGCGGTGATAACGCCCTTAATGAGGTGGTTGTAACGGCCCTTGGCATAAAAAGGGAGAAAAAATCATTAGGTTACGCGGTACAGGAGGTTAAAGGACAAACTTTATCTGATACCAAAGAACCTAACGTTGTAAACGCGTTATCGGGTAAGGTTGCCGGTTTGCAAATTACCCGGTCGGGTAACGGCCCGGGTGGTTCATCAAGGATCACTTTAAGGGGTAATAACTCGCTAACCGGGTCAAACCAGCCTTTAATTGTTGTTGATGGTATACCATTGGATAACTTTATCGGCGCTGCCAACAACGATTATTACAACCCGTCGTTAGATATGGGTAACGGTCTGTCGGATATCAATGCTGAGGATATTGAAAGCATGAGCGTTTTGAAAGGCGCGGCAGCGGCAGCGTTATATGGTTCAAGGGCCGGTAACGGTGCCATCCTGATCACCACAAAAACCGGTAAAACACAAAACGGCCTTGGTATCACACTGACATCTTCGGTTGGTATCGAAAGCATTTTTGCACGGGCTAAAACGCAGAACGTATTTGGCCAGGGTACAAATGGCATATACGATGCTACATCATCCAGCAGCTGGGGACCAAAAGCAACCGGGCAAAACGTAACCAAATGGGATGGCACAGAAGCGCCTTTGGCTACTTACGATAATATCGGTTCTTACTTTGGTAACGGGTTAACCTCAAACCAGGGCATATCTTTCCAGCAGCAATATAAATCTACATCGGTTTATACCTCTTACAACCGCCTTGATGATAAAAGCATCATCCCCGGCGCTAAGCTTACCCGTAACAACCTAATGGCCAGAACGGTAAGCAAGTTTGGCGCTGAAGACAAATGGACGGTAGATACCAAGGTTCAGTATATTAACTCGGCTGCCTTTAACCGCCCGCAGGGTGGCTCGAACGTGAGCAACAACTTTTATGCTTTATCGTTACTGCCAACCTCTATTAATATCCGCGATTTTAGCGCGCGTACCAATGAGGCAGGTAAAATGCTTTGGTGGCGCCAGGAAAACGAACTTAACCCTTACTGGGCCTCCAAATACAATTTGAACGAAGACATCAGGAACAGGTTTTTATTGAACGGATCGGTTAGGTACCAGTTTAACAGCTGGTTGAGCGCCGAGGCAAAAGGTGGGGCAGATACCTACACCACCAATACCACCAACATGACCTATTCGGGCGCTACGCCAACCTCTACCGGATCGTACGGTACCGGTAAAAGCACCTTTACCGAAACCAACTACAGCACCTTGTTAACTGCTAAAAAGGATAATATTTTTGGCAAATTAGGTGGTGTTATAACCGCGGGTGGCAACTTAATGAACCGCAAATCATCGTACCTGAGCGCTAACGTAGGAACGCTGCAAGTGCCTGACCTGTTCTCGTTGAACAACGGTACTTCCAGCGCAAGCATTAACGAAGGCATCAACCGTCATAACATTTATTCGGTTTACGGCTCGGTTGGCTTAAACTACGATGGCTACCTGTTCTTAGACGGTACCTTCCGTAACGACTGGTCATCGGCGTTGATCGCTGCAAACCGTTCTTATTTTTACCCATCGTTAAGCGGTGCATTTGTGTTTACCGAACTGATGAGCAAAAGCGCTAACGGCCTGCCATCATGGTTAACTTATGGTAAGTTAAGAGGGTCGTTCGCGGCAGTAGGTAACGATATGGAGCCATACCAGTTATATAACACTTACACTATTGGTAAAGACCCGCTGGGTAACACCACAGCAAGCCGTGGCGATGTGCTATATGACCCGTACGTGAAAAGCGAGCTGATCAAATCGTACGAGGCCGGTTTAGAAATGCGTTTCTTTAACAGCCGCCTTGGATTCGATTTCGCGGTATATAAATCAAACGCCACCAGGCAGCTGCTGAACTTACCAATGGATAACTTAAGCGGTTATTCGTTTAAAAAGATCAACGCGGGCGATATCGAAAATAAAGGTTTGGAGCTGATGGTTGATGGCAAGATACTGCAAAGCAGCACCGGCTTTAACTGGAATGCCATGGTTAACTTTTCTATCAACAGGAACAGGGTTAAGTACCTTACCGATGAAGTAACCCGTTACGGACTCGGTGGCTTCGACGATGTATCGGTTATTGCCGAAACAGGCCAGCTTTTTGGTGAGATCTATGGATCACGTTTCCTGCGGGTAAAAGATGCAAGCAGCGAATATAATGGAAAATTAATTTTAGATGCTACCGGTTTACCGCAGGTAGATCCTGAAAAAGCCCGCTTGGGTAACCAGCAGGCTACCAGCTTACTGGGTGTTACCAACTCGTTCTCGTACAAAAACTTCGACTTCTCGTTCCTGATCGACGCACGTTTTGGCGGGCAGGTGTTTTCTGGTACCATAGCTAATATGGAGCAATACGGTACATCAAACAAAACCGTTGTAAATGGGTCGAGGGATAATATGTTGGTTGACGGTGTAGTATTAAATACAACAACCAACAAATACGAACCAAACAAAGTAGAAACCAGCGCGCAAAATTACTGGGGCGTAGTAGCCGGCCATGGTAACATAGGTATAACAGAGGCAAACCTTTACGATGCTTCTAACGTACGTGTTAGAAACGTACAGTTAGGTTATAACCTGCCAAAAAGCCTGCTATCAGGCTCAGGTATCCAAAGGGCAAAAATAGGGGTGTCGGCAAATAACTTATGGTTAATATCAAGCCACATGAACGGTATGGACCCTGAATCTGTTTACGCAACCGGTACCAATGCAACCGGTTTTGAAAGCGGAAGCTCGCCTACCACACGTACATTTTTACTAAACTTAACTATAGGCTTCTAATTATAAAAAGACTAATTCATAAGAATATGAAAACGATATTTAAAAAATCATGCCTGCTGCTTACCGGTGTTTTGCTGGTAGCATCGTGCAAAAAATTCGACGAGATCAATAACGATCCGCTTAAAGCGAACGGAGACCAGGTACAAACGGAGTACTTTATCAATAACGCGATAGTTGGCGCGCAGCAAGACCCGGGATTATCTGAAAGGGTATTTATCCTTTACTGGGTTGTTGGCGGGCATACCCTGCAGGACGAGGATGGCGAAACCTTTTCTCGCGGCAGCTACGACGACGGCTGGACCTCGGAATACTACAGGCAGTCATCACAATGGCTGAATGCAGCCAACAGTGCTATTGAGGTAGGTACAGACCAAATTAAAAAAGGCACCTCAAAAGCATACACCAATAACCTTATACAGGTGGCCAGGATATGGAGGGCGTATTTAATGAGCGAGTTTTCGGATAGCTTCGGGCCTATGCCTATTGATGGTTTCCAGGGTAAAAACCCCGATTTTAAGGACGTAAAAACAGTTTACTATTATTTGCTGGATGAGTTGAAAGATGCATCTTCTAAATTAGACCTGAGCGTTGTAAACCCATCTGACCTTGCTAAAGAAGACCCGGCTTACGGATACAACTACGCCAAGTGGCGCAAATACGCAAACTCGATGCGTATGCGTTTGGCCATGAGGCTATCAGAGGTTGACCCTGAAAAAGCAAAAAGCGAGTTTGAGGCTGCAGCAGCAGGAAGCGATTTTATTACAGATGTTGCTACCGAAACCTTTAGCGTACAGGAAACCCCTAACAGCTACAATCCGCTTAGCAGCGTGTTCCGTAAGGAGTCGTCATGGATGGGGTTGCCGATATCTGCAACTTATAACAACCTTTCGGTAGGTTTAGGCAGCGTAAAATCTGCTGATCAGTTAGGTGCTGATTTTCAGTCGGCCATTAAACCAGCTGATTGGCTGGGCCAGAAATTCCCTGAGCAGTTTGCCACAAAAACAAACGATCCGGCGGCGGGATATTGGTTTAACGGTTTGCCTTATACCATAGATCCGCGCGCATATAAAATATTCAGCATCCCCGGCGATCTTACTAACCCCGTTTATCCGGGAATAGGGGATACATTTAAAGCTGCCGAGCGCGACCTGAAGAAACCAGGCGGTGGTGTAGCGAAAACATTGACCTCAAAATATACCTGGAACGCTAAAGCAGATGGCAACTGGGGGGCAAAATCAGCCTTGAACCAGGCTATTACAACTAACGGGTTTAAGCCGTTGTTAAACCTTAACTACCGTAACGGAAACAACAGAAGGGTATTTTTTGGCCCGTGGGAAACCTATTTCCTTTTAGCGGAAGCTTCGGTACGCGGCTGGGCTACCCCGGTTAGCGGCAAAACTGCTTACGAAACCGGTATCGCCAAAAGCTTTGAATACTTTGGCACCACAGCGTCTTTGAGCACTTACCTGGCATCTACCGAGTATAACCGTGTAGGTACATCTGTAAACTGGGACCACACCACCGAGCCCGGTGCAACGCATACCATGAAGTATGAAGACGGTATTACCGGCACAGCAGGCACCCAGGAAGTGGCCTATCCTAAAAACGACCTGTATAAAGCGGGTACCGTAAGAAACGACCTGTTAACAAAGATCATTACCCAGAAATTTATAGCGCAAACCCCGTGGTTGCCTTTAGAAACATGGAACGATCACCGCAGGTTAGGTTTGCCATTTTATGAAACGCCTGCGGTTGAGGATGTAATGCCCGACCTACCCGCGCTGAATAACACTAATTATAACACAAGCAACATAAAATTCTTTGCTCAGCGTATGAAATATCCTTCAAACCTAAGCAACAGTAATGTTAACGGTTACAACCAGGCTGTAGCAGCTTTGGGTGGGCCCGATGCCGTGTTAACACCACTTTGGTGGGCAAAGCACTAACAGTTTTGTTCTGAATAAAAAAGAGAGGCGCTTGGCGCCTCTCTTTTTTTGTAAGTATTTTTATGATTTTATGCTTTGCGACGCAGCAGCGCCTTATCCTGGTACCGGGTGTAAAAATAAAGGCTTATGGCAATCAGTATATAAATTACAATATTGAAGATGGTGTGATGGTCTGATATATACACGGTTGTATACCGCCAGTAAAGCGATAGCAATATAAATCGCGCCAGGTTAATCAACTGGATGCCTATTAAACCCGCTATAAGAAAGTAAAACTTAACCCTTAACTGCCCGGGGTAAGCAATTACAAACGCGGTGAAAAAACACATCACCCCAAAACCTAAACAATCATATCCCACATGTATAAGGTTATGGCCAACTACCAGCATTTGGTCGGCATTGGTTTTGGTTTGATAGCCAAGCAAATTCAAAATAGCCGAGCTGCTTTGTATCAGTACGTACCGCAGCCAGTCGATGAAATTCAGGTGCTTATCTAAAAACGGGGAATACAATTTCCCCGTGTGCGATGTAATGCCGAGGTATGCAAAGTAAAAGCCATAAAGTAAGCCAAACGCAACCGGCAGCGTAACAGCAAACTTTAACGCGGGGTTTATTCCGGCCTTATTCGGCTTCATTTTTTCGTTGTTTTAAAAGTTCGTCTATTTTGATATCAACTACCAGCCTAAACCAAAAGCCTTGCATAAAATGGAAAATGATACCCGTACGGCCATCAAGGATGCCAAGCTTAAAAATAAGGCGATAGCCGAAGTATAGCGCCGGCCGTAAGTAGCGGGGCAGTTTCCACCAGCGTTGCTTAAGCCAGGCGGTACGTTCATTTGGCGGACCCCAAAAATATGCCTTAACCGTTTGTTGCCTTAAACTAAGCAGGCGTTCCATTTCTTCAAAAGCCAGCAGGTCGCTGTATTTATTATGCTTCTCTATCCAAAAACTTATCTTGTTTTCCTTTAGGTTTTCTTCCAGTATATGGCCGTTCTTCCAGGTAATGGTTTTGCCCGGAACAACTAAACGGTGGTCCATATTCTCGTTAGTGTCCGAAAATCCGGTGCCGTATCGTATCATTTTTAACAGGTAGAACGGGTAGTAACCGCCATGTTTTATCCACCGGCCCTTAAAAAAATTTTTCCGGTTAAAATATATCCCGTTAATATCCTTGTGTTCATCCTCGCTAAAGTTTTTCAATAGCGTAAACAGTTCAGGTGTTACTATCTGGTCGGCATCCAGGCAAATCACCCATGGGGTTTTTACCTCGAAGGTCGTCAGGGCGAAATCCCACTGTTTGGGATGGTTTTCAAACGAGTGGTACAATATAGTTGCCCCCGCTGCTTCGGCAATACAAAGAGTTGCATCAGTACTGCCCGAATCAAGTATAAACGTTTCGGCATTTAACCCCGCTATCGAGGCCAGCAGCCTGGGCAGGTGCATCTCTTCGTTATAGGTAAGTATGATGAATGAATACCGCGGGTCCAATTTAATATCGCTTTAGTAAAATATATTTGAAAGTATAAGTTATTAGCCTGTTAAAAAAGTTTTATGATTGCGGCTTATGGGTTTTGATATTTTGGTACAGCCGGATGTATTGCTGCAGCAGCTCGTTACCGGTAAAGTCAGTCCGAACGCTCCGCGGCGCGGTTTCCCGTATCCTGGCTAAATCGGCGCCGTAATTGGTGGCTATTATATTTATCATCGCGCTTACCGAGTCCGCGCTTGTTTTACATATCCAGCCCAGCTTATTGTCCGCAACGTAATCTGCAAGGCCCACTTGCCCGCTTATCAGCACTGCTGTACCAACACTCAGGCTTTCAATTACCACATTTCCAAAGTTCTCGTCGTGCGAGGGCAGAACCAGCAGGTCGTGCCTCTGCAGCAGGTCAAATTTGTTGTCGCCGTAAAAACCAGCCC includes:
- a CDS encoding SusC/RagA family TonB-linked outer membrane protein, whose amino-acid sequence is MKQMYLRCIALLLFSIVSMAAYAQKTVTGRVTEKSGEPLPGVTVAEKGTANGMSTTVDGKFSISVKQGAVLSFSFIGYKTKEVTVGAENTINVVLESGDNALNEVVVTALGIKREKKSLGYAVQEVKGQTLSDTKEPNVVNALSGKVAGLQITRSGNGPGGSSRITLRGNNSLTGSNQPLIVVDGIPLDNFIGAANNDYYNPSLDMGNGLSDINAEDIESMSVLKGAAAAALYGSRAGNGAILITTKTGKTQNGLGITLTSSVGIESIFARAKTQNVFGQGTNGIYDATSSSSWGPKATGQNVTKWDGTEAPLATYDNIGSYFGNGLTSNQGISFQQQYKSTSVYTSYNRLDDKSIIPGAKLTRNNLMARTVSKFGAEDKWTVDTKVQYINSAAFNRPQGGSNVSNNFYALSLLPTSINIRDFSARTNEAGKMLWWRQENELNPYWASKYNLNEDIRNRFLLNGSVRYQFNSWLSAEAKGGADTYTTNTTNMTYSGATPTSTGSYGTGKSTFTETNYSTLLTAKKDNIFGKLGGVITAGGNLMNRKSSYLSANVGTLQVPDLFSLNNGTSSASINEGINRHNIYSVYGSVGLNYDGYLFLDGTFRNDWSSALIAANRSYFYPSLSGAFVFTELMSKSANGLPSWLTYGKLRGSFAAVGNDMEPYQLYNTYTIGKDPLGNTTASRGDVLYDPYVKSELIKSYEAGLEMRFFNSRLGFDFAVYKSNATRQLLNLPMDNLSGYSFKKINAGDIENKGLELMVDGKILQSSTGFNWNAMVNFSINRNRVKYLTDEVTRYGLGGFDDVSVIAETGQLFGEIYGSRFLRVKDASSEYNGKLILDATGLPQVDPEKARLGNQQATSLLGVTNSFSYKNFDFSFLIDARFGGQVFSGTIANMEQYGTSNKTVVNGSRDNMLVDGVVLNTTTNKYEPNKVETSAQNYWGVVAGHGNIGITEANLYDASNVRVRNVQLGYNLPKSLLSGSGIQRAKIGVSANNLWLISSHMNGMDPESVYATGTNATGFESGSSPTTRTFLLNLTIGF
- a CDS encoding SusD/RagB family nutrient-binding outer membrane lipoprotein: MKTIFKKSCLLLTGVLLVASCKKFDEINNDPLKANGDQVQTEYFINNAIVGAQQDPGLSERVFILYWVVGGHTLQDEDGETFSRGSYDDGWTSEYYRQSSQWLNAANSAIEVGTDQIKKGTSKAYTNNLIQVARIWRAYLMSEFSDSFGPMPIDGFQGKNPDFKDVKTVYYYLLDELKDASSKLDLSVVNPSDLAKEDPAYGYNYAKWRKYANSMRMRLAMRLSEVDPEKAKSEFEAAAAGSDFITDVATETFSVQETPNSYNPLSSVFRKESSWMGLPISATYNNLSVGLGSVKSADQLGADFQSAIKPADWLGQKFPEQFATKTNDPAAGYWFNGLPYTIDPRAYKIFSIPGDLTNPVYPGIGDTFKAAERDLKKPGGGVAKTLTSKYTWNAKADGNWGAKSALNQAITTNGFKPLLNLNYRNGNNRRVFFGPWETYFLLAEASVRGWATPVSGKTAYETGIAKSFEYFGTTASLSTYLASTEYNRVGTSVNWDHTTEPGATHTMKYEDGITGTAGTQEVAYPKNDLYKAGTVRNDLLTKIITQKFIAQTPWLPLETWNDHRRLGLPFYETPAVEDVMPDLPALNNTNYNTSNIKFFAQRMKYPSNLSNSNVNGYNQAVAALGGPDAVLTPLWWAKH
- the xrtY gene encoding exosortase Y translates to MKPNKAGINPALKFAVTLPVAFGLLYGFYFAYLGITSHTGKLYSPFLDKHLNFIDWLRYVLIQSSSAILNLLGYQTKTNADQMLVVGHNLIHVGYDCLGFGVMCFFTAFVIAYPGQLRVKFYFLIAGLIGIQLINLARFILLSLYWRYTTVYISDHHTIFNIVIYILIAISLYFYTRYQDKALLRRKA
- a CDS encoding glycosyltransferase family 2 protein, translating into MDPRYSFIILTYNEEMHLPRLLASIAGLNAETFILDSGSTDATLCIAEAAGATILYHSFENHPKQWDFALTTFEVKTPWVICLDADQIVTPELFTLLKNFSEDEHKDINGIYFNRKNFFKGRWIKHGGYYPFYLLKMIRYGTGFSDTNENMDHRLVVPGKTITWKNGHILEENLKENKISFWIEKHNKYSDLLAFEEMERLLSLRQQTVKAYFWGPPNERTAWLKQRWWKLPRYLRPALYFGYRLIFKLGILDGRTGIIFHFMQGFWFRLVVDIKIDELLKQRKNEAE